The genome window GAGCGCTCCTCTGCGATCCCATGTGCTCATCTCACTGGTTTCGAAGGAAGGCTCCAGCTACCTACAACCTGGAGCGCGTATGCTCGTGCGCGAAGATGGCAAGCATTGGGGCAATATCAGCGCGGGCTGCCTGGAAGAAAAAGTCACAGATCTGGCGCTGCACTGTTTGCGCACGGGAAAGAGCCAATTAGTCACCATCGACACGCGTCCACACTACGGCTGTTTTGGCAAAATCACATTATTGATAGAGGTCTTCACCAATGCCACTGAAATGGCAGAATTATTTCAACAAATATCCGAGCGTCTTGCCCGCCGTGCCACCTTCAACATCGAGACCGACTACTCGGATTTAACACGATCACCACTCACCCGCATCAGCGAAGCTACCACCTCGGGCAACAGCCTGATCGAGACCGTGCATCCCGTCGAACGGCTACTGATCTTCGGCAATTGGCCTGACGGTCAAGCCCTCGCCGCCATGGCGCGCATTCTACAGTGGGAAGTCTCCATTTTCGATGCGAACGCTCCGCACTTTTCCATCGAAGACACGCTGAGCGAACAACGCATCGACTCAAAAACTGCTGCAATGGTCATGACACACAGCCTCGCAAGTGACACGCGCTGCCTAAAGACCGTCCTCTCTCTGAACTTCGGATACATCGGAGTGATCGGCTCACGCAAAAGAGGCCAAACGCTCGCCGAGTCGATTGCCGACATCGGAGCTTACCATTTAATCGAAGCGC of Lentimonas sp. CC4 contains these proteins:
- a CDS encoding XdhC family protein codes for the protein MNWTKLTSALLSAPLRSHVLISLVSKEGSSYLQPGARMLVREDGKHWGNISAGCLEEKVTDLALHCLRTGKSQLVTIDTRPHYGCFGKITLLIEVFTNATEMAELFQQISERLARRATFNIETDYSDLTRSPLTRISEATTSGNSLIETVHPVERLLIFGNWPDGQALAAMARILQWEVSIFDANAPHFSIEDTLSEQRIDSKTAAMVMTHSLASDTRCLKTVLSLNFGYIGVIGSRKRGQTLAESIADIGAYHLIEALDQIHCPSGLNIGGSGPEAIALSVLAEIQATFSARDGSALKHRSIPIHCTC